In one Heterodontus francisci isolate sHetFra1 chromosome 18, sHetFra1.hap1, whole genome shotgun sequence genomic region, the following are encoded:
- the amn1 gene encoding protein AMN1 homolog, with translation MDEAFSSSLLDLCIYSLVKSISRYSADLQTLPPNLKDKLIKMMSSQGIITDENMRQVLHPGLQKLDLSACDITDHGLIMLQICTQLREINLNSSDYKLSITSEGLKVIASSCPHLSEVCLRRCRNVSDEGIVALAQQCGLLQIVNISGCLGITDASLHALGKNCKFLHSVDFSATKVSDAGVIGLVNGVCSRNLKEIHMDRCVNLTDEAVESVLVFCPHVFILLFHGCPLITDRSREALQQLACPNQMKQVTWTVY, from the exons ATGCATTTACTCTCTGGTAAAGTCGATTTCTAGATATTCCGCTGATCTACAAACTCTGCCACCAAACCTTAAAGACAAATTAATTAAAATGATGAGCTCACAGGGGATTATTACAGATGAGAACATGCGTCAG GTATTGCACCCAGGACTCCAGAAACTGGATCTCAGCGCCTGTGACATTACAGATCATGGGTTGATCATGCTTCAGATTTGCACCCAACTAAGGGAAATCAACTTGAATTCCAGCGACTACAAGCTATCTATAACCTCAGAAG GGTTAAAAGTTATTGCTTCATCCTGTCCCCACTTGTCGGAAGTATGTCTCAGAAGATGCCGGAATGTTTCAGATGAAGGGATTGTAGCCCTCGCACAACAGTGTGGACTGCTACAAATAGTGAACATTAGTGGCTGCTTGGGCATTACTGATGCCAGTTTACATGCACTGGGGAAGAACTGCAAGTTTTTGCATAGTGTCGATTTTTCAGCTACCAAG GTTTCAGATGCTGGCGTTATTGGATTGGTGAATGGAGTGTGTTCTCGGAACTTAAAA GAGATTCATATGGACCGCTGCGTGAACCTAACTGATGAAGCAGTGGAAAGTGTGCTCGTTTTCTGCCCCCATGTTTTCATTTTACTTTTTCATGGCTGCCCACTTATCACAG ATCGTTCAAGAGAAGCTCTGCAACAGTTAGCCTGTCCCAATCAAATGAAACAAGTGACGTGGACTGTTTACTGA